From a single Candoia aspera isolate rCanAsp1 chromosome 2, rCanAsp1.hap2, whole genome shotgun sequence genomic region:
- the POLR1E gene encoding DNA-directed RNA polymerase I subunit RPA49 isoform X2, protein MDVYNAELFNMQPLISDDVADNDLSEYLAKSYREKVDLCIEAFGTNKQKRALSSRRTNEVRKEVLNKAVIKAAEDIIETKGVAALVSDAAEDEKSDVSLVLPPCHEDAKNPEDVYRFEDIISPAEYEALRAPAAVFMNITAADILKMTEEKSYCSFVLDELKSMPLDEKSYDHKARCLWYFDCLIKLGSQKVIKKKHAMGPSCPDIISNKLVKTFTALSYGNGRIQNLISASMKVKITAYAIALALHINNFQTDLTILQRDLKLRDSRILDIAKAMRLMISKSKSLAGFEEHRLGTLCLPLPACKMPLGRRKRKMI, encoded by the exons ATGGATGTCTACAATGCAGAGTTGTTCAACATGCAGCCATTGATTTCAG ATGATGTAGCAGATAATGACCTGTCAGAATATTTGGCTAAATCCTATAGAGAGAAG GTAGATCTGTGCATTGAAGCCTTTGGAACCAACAAGCAGAAGAGAGCCTTGAGTTCTCGGAGAACGAATGAAGTCAGAAAGGAGGTATTGAATAAAGCAGTGATTAAAGCTGCAGAAGATATCATAGAGACAAAAGGTGTTGCTG CATTGGTTAGTGATGCAGCAGAAGATGAGAAAAGTGATGTTTCCTTGGTTCTTCCTCCATGCCATGAAGATGCTAAAAATCCAGAAGATGTCTACAGGTTTGAAGACA TCATTTCGCCTGCTGAATATGAAGCACTTCGGGCTCCTGCTGCAGTGTTCATGAACATAACCGCAGCTGACATTCTCAAGATGACTGAAGAGAAAAG CTACTGTTCCTTTGTCTTGGATGAACTTAAATCCATGCCTTTGGATGAGAAGAGCTATGATCACAAAGCACGTTGTCTCTGGTATTTTGACTGCCTCATCAAGCTGGGCTCACAAAAGGTCATTAAAAAGAAAC ATGCAATGGGACCCAGTTGTCCAGATATCATCAGCAACAAGCTCGTGAAAACTTTCACAGCACTATCTTATGGCAATGGCAG GATACAAAATCTAATTTCAGCTTCAATGAAAGTTAAGATAACAGCATATGCTATAGCCCTGGCTTTGCATATTAACAATTTTCAAACAGATTTGACAATCTTGCAGAGAGATCTGAAACTGCGCGATAGCAG AATACTTGACATTGCCAAGGCGATGAGGCTGATGATCAGCAAAAGCAAAAGCCTCGCTGGATTTGAGGAACACAGATTAGGGACACTCTGCTTGCCTTTACCTGCGTGCAAGATGCCCCTGGGCCGCAGGAAACGCAAAATGATTTAG
- the POLR1E gene encoding DNA-directed RNA polymerase I subunit RPA49 isoform X1 has protein sequence MAGEVRWCYRGDPQEGQSAPLVQFTNGKLKNSENINFTLYRSKDTNNPRKKNYAIVNAETDRLSYVGNNFGAGALKSNTLCRYFVGVLDKHSGQMDVYNAELFNMQPLISDDVADNDLSEYLAKSYREKVDLCIEAFGTNKQKRALSSRRTNEVRKEVLNKAVIKAAEDIIETKGVAALVSDAAEDEKSDVSLVLPPCHEDAKNPEDVYRFEDIISPAEYEALRAPAAVFMNITAADILKMTEEKSYCSFVLDELKSMPLDEKSYDHKARCLWYFDCLIKLGSQKVIKKKHAMGPSCPDIISNKLVKTFTALSYGNGRIQNLISASMKVKITAYAIALALHINNFQTDLTILQRDLKLRDSRILDIAKAMRLMISKSKSLAGFEEHRLGTLCLPLPACKMPLGRRKRKMI, from the exons ATGGCTGGGGAGGTTCGCTGGTGTTACCGGGGAGACCCGCAGGAGGGGCAGAGCGCTCCGTTGG TTCAGTTTACAAATGGGAAACTGAagaattctgaaaatattaaCTTCACTTTGTACAGAAGCAAAGACACCAATAATCCCAGAAAGAAAAATTATGCAATTGTG aatGCAGAAACAGATCGGCTATCTTACGTAGGAAATAACTTTGGTGCAGGAGCCCTAAAAAGCAATACCCTTTGCAG ATACTTTGTTGGTGTGTTAGATAAACACTCTGGGCAAATGGATGTCTACAATGCAGAGTTGTTCAACATGCAGCCATTGATTTCAG ATGATGTAGCAGATAATGACCTGTCAGAATATTTGGCTAAATCCTATAGAGAGAAG GTAGATCTGTGCATTGAAGCCTTTGGAACCAACAAGCAGAAGAGAGCCTTGAGTTCTCGGAGAACGAATGAAGTCAGAAAGGAGGTATTGAATAAAGCAGTGATTAAAGCTGCAGAAGATATCATAGAGACAAAAGGTGTTGCTG CATTGGTTAGTGATGCAGCAGAAGATGAGAAAAGTGATGTTTCCTTGGTTCTTCCTCCATGCCATGAAGATGCTAAAAATCCAGAAGATGTCTACAGGTTTGAAGACA TCATTTCGCCTGCTGAATATGAAGCACTTCGGGCTCCTGCTGCAGTGTTCATGAACATAACCGCAGCTGACATTCTCAAGATGACTGAAGAGAAAAG CTACTGTTCCTTTGTCTTGGATGAACTTAAATCCATGCCTTTGGATGAGAAGAGCTATGATCACAAAGCACGTTGTCTCTGGTATTTTGACTGCCTCATCAAGCTGGGCTCACAAAAGGTCATTAAAAAGAAAC ATGCAATGGGACCCAGTTGTCCAGATATCATCAGCAACAAGCTCGTGAAAACTTTCACAGCACTATCTTATGGCAATGGCAG GATACAAAATCTAATTTCAGCTTCAATGAAAGTTAAGATAACAGCATATGCTATAGCCCTGGCTTTGCATATTAACAATTTTCAAACAGATTTGACAATCTTGCAGAGAGATCTGAAACTGCGCGATAGCAG AATACTTGACATTGCCAAGGCGATGAGGCTGATGATCAGCAAAAGCAAAAGCCTCGCTGGATTTGAGGAACACAGATTAGGGACACTCTGCTTGCCTTTACCTGCGTGCAAGATGCCCCTGGGCCGCAGGAAACGCAAAATGATTTAG